The genomic DNA GGCAAATGGTTGTGGATGGTGGTCAGTGAATGGTTGTGGATGACTATGGATGGTGGCCGGCAAGTGGTGGGGTTCGATTTGGTGGGTGGGTTCACATAGCTGGCGGATGGTTGTCTGCAGGTGGGTGGTTTTCATTTAGTGGTGGGTTCACGCAGGCGGTGGTCGACGAATGGTTGTGGATGGTGGTAAGTGAATGGTTGTGGATGGCTATAGATGGTGGTCGGCAAGTGGTGGGGTTCGATTTGGTGGTGGGTTCACATAGGTGGCGGATGGTTGTCGGCAAGTGGTGGTTTTCATTTAGTGGTCAGTTCACGCAGTTGGTGGTCGACAAATGGTTGTGGAAGGTGGTGGGTTCACACAGGTGGTAAGGGAAAGTGGTGGTGGAAGCTGGTGGAAAGCCTGGTTGGAGAGAATGGGGATAAAAGAAAGCGATAAAAATATtacttacatatatatatatatatatatatatatatatatatatatatttatttagttGAAAAGACTTAAATGCCCTTACTTTTATCTATAAAGTTATCAAaatacccttctagttaacatTGGAAATGGATGTCGTCTGAGGCGAGGAGTAAAATGGTGATGACCTTCAttgatcagggaggaaaatgtatgtttttaaatgattttggcaaaaccattaaaacaaccaaaccataggaagcaaaacgaaagtttactcttGATTTTATAagttgggtaaatatgtaataaagGCTCTTAAGAGGGGGAAAATACATAAAAATCTCATAACATTACATCAATATAAAAAACgagtaaattacatttttggcctctgtggttatatcacttttactatattacccaaaaataagaatttttaacatatttgcCCCCatagtctctataactaaccattttggcccctaagtctaaccattttagccccAATGATCTCTATAACAACCATTTTGGCCctcatgatctctagacttaggggtcAAAATGGTTAGTTACAGAGACCATgagggcagatatgttaaaaattcttattttgacctaatatagtaaaagtgatataagcacaggccaaaaacgtaatttactctaaaaaaaattaacataaatTTCACGTTGGTTTTTTCACAATTATTTATCATACAAACAACAAGAATTCAGGAGGGTCCAATCCGGAAGAAATTGGAGGAACAAAAGTTGAATCAAACCTTTTTCAGATCCTAAATCGGTTTCCACTCTATCCCTAACTCTTTAATTCTGTTTATTTTCCAATTTACTCCTTATTTTCATAtactttaattttttttccttttattaATTTCACATGTgggtttagtttagtttaatttcACCCATTTGGTTAGGGTTTTCTTTTAATTGTTGTTATGAAATTAGAAACAGATTTATGTAGATGAAAGCAGCAATCTTTTGTAATTGAATACAAACAGATGGTTAAGTATGTTTATTTTGGTTCTGCAAGACTTAATttttaggcaaattggatttaaataatcccaacttgctcaatttggccgataataatccgaactggtccacttttggccgataatagtccgtcgttaaaaatagcttaacggagttaagcttttttccgaattacaaaccgatgttttatggattttgatcagaacgaggatacgattcGATTTATGTAAAAGTTACCTCGAAATGGTGCttcaaacgacttgatttttgttaattggaagtttaaacacccgaattgaagcaccgttttcgtcgtttggggcagtatttcgaggtcaattttatatcaatcaactcgtatcctcgttctgatcaaaatccataaaacatcggtttgtaattcgggaaaaagcttaactccgttaagctatttctaacggcggactattatcggccaaaagtgcaccagttcggattattatcggccaataactgagttgagattattatcggccaaattgagcaagttgggattatttaaatccaatttgcctaattTTTATTGGAGTTTTAAGTTTTGCTAGTCTTTGTTTGACCCAATTTCTAATTTATTTATACAAAAAAAATGATATGCAGGAAACAGTTTTTGTTGAAAACAATCTATCATAGTACAAATAAAGATTAGTTGCATATCTTGGTGATGTGGCCAATACATATCCTTTTAAACAAGCTGCTAAAACTCGAAGGAGATAATGTTTGTGACGAGGACGGTTATTTGAGATCGGTTGAATCGTACGATTTCGAACGCTCGCTGAAAAGTGGGAATGTTAACAAGGCGGTTTTGGGCCGGTCGCACTTTGTTGAAGTAAGTTTGTTTGGTGGTTCATTGTTTATATtgttggaaaaattacaagttttgtcctttatctttataccacttttcaggcggtgtcctttttaacgaatgttgacaggcggtgtcctttactaggtattttgttgcaagtttagtcctttacaaccaacccagttaaaaaacactgttaattgttgacaggcggtgtcctttactaggtattttgttgcaagtttagtcctttacctaggtattttgttgcaaatttagtcctttacacctaacaattaacagggttttttaactgggttgggtgtaaaggactaaacttgcaacaaaatacctagtaaaggacaccgcctgtcaacattcgttaaaaaggacaccgcctgaaaagtggtataaagataaaggacaaaacttgtaatttttcctataTTGTTTAAGGTGGTTTTGTTACTTACAAGTTGGTGAATTTCTTTATGGGGTGTAGGTTCCGCATATAAAACAGTTACGGTCTTGGGATTGTGGTCTTGCTTGTGTTCTTATGGTTTTGAGAACACTTGGTCTTGACCAGTATGATCTTCAAGATCTGGAAGAGATTTGTCGTACGACTAGGTATCTTCTTCGGCATGTTATAGTTGCTTTTTGTGTAAATTATGGTTTTCTAGATTGTTGTTTTTTATGATTTATATATTTAGTTACACATCCAAACGCCCCGCtggcggtatgcgcatataatgtatatatgtgtgggcgcttgggggacaaaagtgaaagtgcactaattttaacgttattttacgaatttcgtgaaaataacgttaaaagagggggatggttaatcatgcatcatgtggtggcgttgatagccgaaagagaagggagtacatgcactaatcggcctttgtcttaattgctgagtgttatgtgccttatgtccaaggcttgatgcaaagctactatcgagccgagggtctcatctcactggaagcagtctctctattcctaacGTTATTTATTATGTATGTTATAACTAacgagttaactgccattttcgtccctgtggtttggtggaaAATGCCACTTCagtcccaaaaaaaaaaaaaaattgcgccagttccgtcctcaacattttcgaaacgtgccacttcagtccaaaagATTTTGCCTCTAAGCACCTTGCGTCTTTTGAAACCAAGTATGTGGATATAGTTATACAGATTTTTAATCTAATGAATTCTTCATTGTTTGTGAGTTTTGTAGCATATGGACCGTAGATCTTGCATATTTATTGCAAAAGCTTTCTATTAGATTCTCATTCTTCACCGTAACATTAGGTGCTAATCCAGATTTTTCAATGGAGAAGTTTTACAAggtaaatttttatattctaaAGAGTTAaataccattttagtccctgtggtttggcccattttgccagtttagtccaaatgtttcatttttaacctgtgggtccaaaaaggtttcacagttgccattttcgtccacttggataacttcatccattttttctgttaacgagaaggccaattcggtcattttgtatgtaattctgttaactaaaaggacaattcagccatataaaatgaccgaattggccttctcgttaacagaaaaaatggatgaagttaacccagtggactaaaatggcaactgtgaaacctttttggacccacatgttaaaaatgaaacctttggactaaactggcaaaatggcccaaaccacagggactaaaatggcatttaactctattctAAAAGTCCTTCTGCGAAATTCAATTTCATCAATACAAGACTCCTAGACGGTTTTGGTTCTTGCAGGAGCAATTGGCTAACGATATATGCAGAGTAGATATGCTATTTCAAAGATCAGTAGAAGAGGGAATCAAAATCGAGGTACAACCTTTAGTTTCGAAATATTAATGTTTTCCGAATTGATTTTTATTGATGCTTATTAAATCTCTGACAGCAAAGGTCGATTAAGGGAGAAGAAATCGTCTTTTTTATCTTGTCGGGGAAATATATTGTGATCGCTTTAGTCGACCAGTGCATTTTGAGGTGCATACTTAACTCGTATATATGCAAAGATGATTTTATTAGTGGAAATTAAATGTTTAATTTATGATGAGTTTTTTAATTTTGTAGTCAACCTTGGAAGGAGGATGTTCGTATGCCACGTTTTTATACTGGCACCGCAGCGTATACTGGTGTGAAGTGAACTACTTTACACTTTTATTtaggagttaattactgttttcgtccctgtggtttgtcaaaaatcactatttcaatccattagtttaaaaattgcgatttcagtccctgtggtttcactctcgtaaccatttcagtccatgtggtttcactttcgtaactatttcaatccatttattctgttagtacaaggactgaaatagttacgaggtggactgaaatggttacgaaagtgaaaccacagggactgaaatcgcaatttttaaactaatgaactgaaatagtgatttttgacaaaccaaagggacgaaaacagtaattaactctttatttaGTTATGATTATAATTAACGGGTTGGATGGCTTTTATTATTATAGGTCATTATGTTATTATATGTGGCTATGATGCTCATACTGACGAATTTGAGATCCGAGATCCAGCCAGCTCTAGGTAAATTGATTGTTTCACCTTCCCtcgtatctctctctctctctatatatatatatatacacataactAAAGTTAAGTAGAAA from Helianthus annuus cultivar XRQ/B chromosome 7, HanXRQr2.0-SUNRISE, whole genome shotgun sequence includes the following:
- the LOC110868897 gene encoding guanylyl cyclase 1, yielding MWPIHILLNKLLKLEGDNVCDEDGYLRSVESYDFERSLKSGNVNKAVLGRSHFVEVPHIKQLRSWDCGLACVLMVLRTLGLDQYDLQDLEEICRTTSIWTVDLAYLLQKLSIRFSFFTVTLGANPDFSMEKFYKEQLANDICRVDMLFQRSVEEGIKIEQRSIKGEEIVFFILSGKYIVIALVDQCILSQPWKEDVRMPRFYTGTAAYTGHYVIICGYDAHTDEFEIRDPASSRKSDRISSKCLEEARKSYGTDEDILLMSLVNTDD